One window from the genome of Lentibacillus daqui encodes:
- the carB gene encoding carbamoyl-phosphate synthase large subunit, whose translation MPKNTAIEKILVIGSGPIVIGQAAEFDYSGTQGCQALKEEGYTVILANSNPATIMTDHTVADKVYMEPLTIEFLSKIIRKERPDAILPTLGGQTGLNLAVGLEATGILDEFHVQLLGTSLEAIQQAEDREKFRTLMQELNEPVPDSQIVHTVEQACSFSEEIGFPVIVRPAYTLGGTGGGICKTLDELKEITQNGLALSPVNQCLIEKNIAGFKEIEYEVVRDKQDQAIVVCNMENVDPVGIHTGDSIVVAPSQTLSDRDCQLMRNASLKIIRALGIEGGCNVQLALDPDSFQYYIIEVNPRVSRSSALASKATGYPIAKIAAKIAVGLTLDEIINPITGNTYACFEPALDYVVTKIPRLPFDKFVDGDRLLGTQMKATGEVMSIGRSFTESLLKGIRSLDIGTEEFWLGSLADLSTQELQQKLAKPDDERLFVIAEAFRRGMTVDEIFSLTTIDKYFLMKLKNLIHMEDDLKQQPFSQMILTKAKQAGFSDMHIARLWGTSVDEVYQFRMQHTIRPAYKMVDTCAAEFASATPYFYSTYDDENESVASGRKKILVLGSGPIRIGQGIEFDYATVHSVLAIKEMGYEAIIMNNNPETVSTDFSISDKLYFEPLTLEDVMHVIELEQPEGVIVQFGGQTAINLTAGLQRRGVTILGTSRHAIDQAEDRDKFEQLLEELHIQRPNGKSVLKPEQALIAAQTIGYPVLVRPSYVIGGSRMEIVHNEEELRAYLGKVANKSNEHPILIDQYITGIEVEVDAICDGETVIVPGMMEHIERAGVHSGDSIAVYPPQRLSQVVKKKCMEQTIKIARALKVKGLINIQFIIQNEDVYVLEVNPRASRTIPFLNKITGVTMANLATRCILGETLAGMGYHTGLLPESDMASVKVPVFSFAKLRSVDTTLGPEMKSTGEAIGHDQTLEKALYKGLVASGLTVPQEGAVLLTVADKDKQEALEIATRFHQLGFQLYATTGTANFIRQRNIPVVEVGKVATDEPNVLSIIEQGTVQLVVNTLTSGTKPRSDGFWIRRKAVEHGIACLTSLDTATAIVNVIDATTFSAQPLVEKQVVSG comes from the coding sequence ATGCCTAAAAATACAGCAATCGAAAAAATACTCGTCATTGGGTCTGGCCCCATTGTGATTGGACAGGCCGCTGAATTTGATTATTCCGGAACGCAAGGCTGCCAGGCATTAAAAGAGGAAGGCTACACAGTCATTTTAGCCAACTCGAATCCAGCAACCATTATGACGGATCACACCGTAGCGGATAAAGTGTACATGGAACCATTAACCATCGAATTTTTGAGTAAAATTATCCGGAAAGAACGACCTGATGCAATATTGCCAACGTTGGGCGGGCAAACTGGTTTGAATTTGGCTGTTGGGCTGGAGGCGACCGGGATTCTGGACGAATTTCATGTGCAATTGCTTGGTACGTCATTGGAGGCTATTCAACAGGCTGAGGATCGGGAAAAATTCCGGACGTTGATGCAAGAGCTGAATGAACCGGTTCCAGATAGCCAAATTGTGCATACGGTGGAACAGGCTTGCAGCTTTAGCGAAGAAATTGGCTTTCCGGTTATTGTACGCCCAGCCTATACATTAGGGGGCACTGGCGGGGGCATATGCAAAACCTTGGACGAATTGAAAGAGATTACCCAAAATGGTCTGGCACTTTCTCCGGTTAATCAATGTTTGATTGAAAAAAATATCGCCGGGTTTAAAGAGATAGAATATGAAGTCGTGCGGGACAAACAAGATCAGGCGATTGTGGTATGCAACATGGAAAACGTTGATCCAGTTGGTATTCATACGGGAGACTCAATCGTTGTTGCTCCGTCACAAACATTAAGTGATCGGGATTGTCAGCTCATGCGGAATGCATCGTTAAAAATTATCCGCGCACTCGGTATCGAAGGCGGATGTAATGTCCAGCTTGCCCTTGATCCAGATAGCTTTCAATATTACATCATTGAAGTGAATCCGCGTGTCAGTCGTTCGTCAGCTTTGGCATCAAAGGCAACCGGTTATCCAATTGCCAAAATAGCTGCAAAAATTGCTGTCGGATTAACATTGGATGAAATCATCAACCCAATCACGGGTAACACCTATGCTTGTTTTGAACCTGCACTTGATTATGTTGTTACCAAGATACCAAGGTTACCATTTGATAAATTTGTCGATGGTGACAGACTCCTTGGGACGCAAATGAAGGCAACAGGTGAGGTGATGTCGATTGGGCGAAGTTTTACCGAATCTTTGTTAAAAGGGATCCGCTCACTGGATATCGGAACGGAAGAATTTTGGCTGGGGAGCCTGGCAGATTTATCAACACAAGAGCTTCAACAAAAACTTGCCAAGCCAGACGATGAGCGCTTGTTCGTTATTGCCGAAGCATTTCGCCGGGGTATGACGGTTGACGAGATTTTCAGCTTAACAACTATTGATAAGTATTTCCTAATGAAACTGAAGAACTTGATTCATATGGAAGATGATTTAAAACAACAGCCGTTTTCGCAAATGATCTTAACGAAAGCAAAGCAGGCAGGATTTTCTGATATGCATATTGCCAGATTATGGGGTACATCGGTTGACGAGGTGTATCAATTTCGCATGCAGCACACAATTCGTCCCGCCTACAAAATGGTTGATACGTGTGCAGCCGAATTCGCATCTGCAACACCATACTTTTACAGCACCTATGATGACGAGAATGAATCGGTAGCATCTGGACGGAAAAAAATACTCGTCCTTGGATCAGGTCCCATTCGCATTGGGCAAGGAATTGAGTTTGATTATGCGACTGTTCATTCCGTGCTGGCGATCAAGGAAATGGGCTATGAAGCAATTATTATGAACAATAATCCTGAAACGGTATCAACCGATTTCAGTATTTCTGATAAGCTATATTTCGAACCACTGACATTGGAAGACGTTATGCATGTCATCGAATTGGAACAGCCTGAAGGGGTTATCGTTCAATTCGGTGGCCAGACAGCAATTAATCTGACAGCGGGATTACAACGGCGAGGGGTAACCATTCTGGGAACAAGCAGGCACGCCATTGACCAGGCGGAAGATCGGGATAAATTTGAACAATTACTAGAGGAACTGCATATCCAAAGGCCGAATGGAAAATCGGTACTAAAACCAGAACAAGCATTGATCGCTGCCCAAACCATTGGCTATCCTGTCCTGGTACGACCGTCCTATGTGATTGGTGGCAGCCGGATGGAAATCGTCCATAATGAAGAAGAATTGCGAGCGTATCTGGGTAAAGTAGCGAATAAGTCAAATGAGCACCCAATTTTAATTGATCAATATATTACGGGTATCGAAGTGGAAGTCGATGCAATATGTGACGGCGAAACTGTTATTGTTCCGGGGATGATGGAACATATCGAACGCGCCGGTGTCCACTCCGGAGACTCTATCGCCGTATATCCGCCACAACGACTAAGTCAAGTGGTGAAAAAGAAATGTATGGAACAGACGATAAAAATTGCTCGTGCTTTAAAGGTAAAAGGACTGATCAATATCCAATTCATTATTCAAAATGAAGATGTGTACGTCCTTGAGGTTAACCCAAGGGCAAGCAGAACGATTCCTTTCCTGAACAAAATCACCGGCGTTACCATGGCAAATCTGGCAACCAGATGTATATTGGGAGAAACACTTGCAGGCATGGGTTACCATACAGGATTGTTACCGGAATCTGATATGGCATCCGTGAAAGTACCGGTTTTCTCTTTTGCAAAATTGCGTAGTGTTGATACGACGCTTGGACCTGAGATGAAATCTACCGGGGAAGCCATTGGTCATGATCAAACATTGGAAAAGGCTTTATACAAAGGACTTGTCGCTTCCGGTTTAACGGTTCCACAAGAAGGTGCTGTATTGTTAACTGTTGCCGATAAGGATAAACAAGAGGCACTTGAGATTGCCACCCGTTTCCATCAGTTGGGCTTTCAACTATATGCAACAACCGGAACCGCTAATTTCATCAGACAACGAAACATTCCAGTAGTTGAGGTAGGAAAAGTTGCTACCGATGAACCAAACGTTCTATCGATAATCGAACAAGGTACGGTGCAATTGGTTGTCAATACGTTAACATCCGGAACAAAACCACGTTCAGATGGTTTTTGGATTCGCCGGAAAGCGGTAGAACACGGCATTGCCTGCTTAACAAGCCTGGATACAGCAACCGCCATAGTAAATGTGATTGATGCAACCACATTTTCAGCGCAGCCATTGGTGGAAAAACAGGTGGTGTCGGGATGA
- the pyrE gene encoding orotate phosphoribosyltransferase: MKLSHEIAQDLLAIKAVQIRPEHYFTWTSGIKAPIYCDNRLTMSHPAVRNRIAKGFVQLIEQMPEKPDVIAGCATAGIPHAAWVAEKLDLPMVYVRSKPKAHGKGNQIEGTFEKGARVIVIEDLLSTGGSSLQAAKALENNGAIVLGVLAIFSYGLEKLVTQFKEADLPYETLTNYDELLQLLMDNQTIDNDQYQALKAWRHTL; the protein is encoded by the coding sequence ATGAAGTTAAGTCATGAAATAGCCCAGGATTTATTGGCAATAAAAGCAGTACAAATTCGTCCAGAACATTATTTCACCTGGACTTCAGGCATCAAGGCACCGATCTATTGTGATAATCGTCTGACCATGTCCCACCCGGCAGTCAGAAATAGAATTGCTAAGGGCTTTGTACAATTGATCGAACAAATGCCCGAGAAACCGGATGTGATTGCCGGCTGTGCAACTGCAGGGATTCCACATGCTGCCTGGGTTGCCGAAAAGCTTGATTTGCCGATGGTTTATGTTCGATCCAAGCCAAAAGCACATGGCAAGGGAAATCAAATAGAAGGGACATTTGAAAAAGGGGCAAGAGTAATTGTCATAGAAGATTTATTATCTACCGGGGGCTCATCATTACAAGCAGCAAAGGCACTCGAAAACAACGGGGCAATTGTATTAGGAGTCCTGGCTATTTTTTCTTACGGGCTGGAGAAGTTGGTCACGCAATTTAAAGAAGCGGATTTGCCTTATGAGACCCTTACAAACTACGATGAGTTGTTGCAATTACTTATGGATAACCAAACAATCGACAACGACCAATACCAGGCGCTCAAAGCATGGCGGCATACGTTGTAA
- a CDS encoding class I SAM-dependent methyltransferase, translating into MKKIKFVIFTMIPVSFIAFFIWRYASRRPCPFWLRWFVELDNPFIKSNRAKEIIQQSNIHPGMHVIDFGCGPGRLTIPLAESVGPYGKVTAIDIQSEMLQRAERKAMERNLNNIEFVQGKIGAGKLQSTPCDRAVLVNVLGEIPDRYAAFKEIFDALKPGGILTVTEVIFDPHFQRRETILKLANQAGFREKDFFGNWAAFSLLLEKPR; encoded by the coding sequence GTGAAGAAGATCAAATTTGTCATTTTTACGATGATCCCTGTAAGCTTTATCGCATTTTTTATATGGCGGTATGCTTCACGAAGACCTTGCCCTTTCTGGTTACGATGGTTTGTAGAGCTTGATAATCCATTTATAAAGAGCAATCGGGCGAAAGAAATCATTCAACAATCTAACATTCACCCAGGAATGCATGTGATTGATTTTGGGTGTGGACCAGGAAGACTTACTATTCCATTAGCAGAGAGTGTTGGTCCCTATGGAAAAGTAACCGCAATTGATATCCAATCAGAAATGCTACAACGGGCAGAAAGAAAGGCAATGGAAAGGAATCTAAATAATATTGAATTTGTACAGGGGAAAATCGGCGCGGGTAAACTCCAATCTACTCCATGCGACCGTGCTGTGCTTGTCAATGTCTTAGGTGAAATTCCAGATCGGTACGCAGCCTTCAAAGAAATTTTTGATGCCCTGAAGCCAGGTGGCATCTTGACAGTAACCGAGGTAATATTCGACCCACATTTCCAAAGACGGGAAACCATTTTGAAGCTCGCCAATCAAGCCGGGTTTCGCGAAAAAGATTTCTTTGGCAATTGGGCAGCATTTTCACTCTTATTGGAAAAGCCTAGATGA
- the pyrF gene encoding orotidine-5'-phosphate decarboxylase yields the protein MNNNIYLALDFPTWMEAKAFIDRHNLNGVPVKVGMELFYREGPYIIEQLKKDNHAIFLDLKLHDIPTTVKKAMQNLTKLDVDLVNVHALGGGAMIQAAKEGLLASSNNHTKLLAVTMLTSMEETVMNEELRISGSMQDNVVHLAAIAKQNGADGVVCSVHEASQLKTVCGLDFLTVTPGIRLQESNTNDQKRVATPSFAREHGADILVVGRAITNAQQPKQAYINVLKEWNNEVKS from the coding sequence GTGAATAATAATATTTATCTGGCACTGGATTTTCCCACATGGATGGAGGCAAAAGCTTTCATCGATCGACATAATCTTAATGGGGTACCGGTGAAAGTTGGCATGGAGTTATTTTATCGGGAAGGACCCTATATTATTGAACAACTGAAAAAGGACAATCATGCCATCTTTCTTGATTTAAAGTTGCATGATATTCCGACAACAGTGAAAAAAGCGATGCAAAATTTGACGAAGTTGGATGTGGATTTGGTAAACGTTCATGCCCTTGGTGGCGGGGCGATGATTCAAGCCGCAAAAGAAGGGCTGTTGGCAAGTTCCAATAATCATACCAAATTGCTAGCGGTGACGATGTTGACTTCCATGGAAGAAACAGTGATGAATGAAGAATTAAGGATTTCCGGAAGCATGCAAGACAACGTCGTACATTTGGCTGCTATCGCTAAACAAAATGGAGCGGATGGTGTGGTTTGTTCGGTTCATGAGGCAAGCCAGCTGAAAACAGTGTGTGGATTGGATTTTCTTACCGTAACCCCTGGTATCCGTTTGCAAGAATCAAACACGAACGACCAGAAGCGGGTCGCCACACCTTCATTTGCCCGTGAACATGGTGCAGATATACTTGTAGTTGGCCGGGCAATAACCAATGCCCAGCAACCAAAACAAGCTTATATCAACGTATTAAAGGAGTGGAACAATGAAGTTAAGTCATGA
- a CDS encoding dihydroorotate dehydrogenase, which translates to MTNLTVHLPGLTLKNPIMPASGCFGFGREYGAFYDLSQLGAVIMKAATQEARFGNPTPRVAETTAGMLNAIGLQNPGVEQIIASEVPNLASYDIPVIANIAGSSLEEYVTVAKAFNKTTAIQALELNISCPNVKAGGIQFGTDPELAAMVTKAVKKVSNHPVYVKLSPNVSDIVAMAKAVEQAGADGLSMINTLTGMTIDLGNKQPLLANQTGGLSGPAIKPIAIRMIYEVKQHVSIPIIGMGGIGNAKDVLEFLLAGASAVAIGTANFQNPYICAEIIDALPDILTTYGFTKVTDAIGKGHGA; encoded by the coding sequence ATGACAAATTTAACGGTTCATTTGCCAGGGTTGACATTGAAAAACCCGATTATGCCAGCTTCAGGCTGTTTTGGTTTTGGCCGGGAATACGGTGCATTTTATGATTTAAGTCAACTCGGAGCGGTGATCATGAAGGCAGCAACGCAGGAGGCTCGTTTTGGCAATCCAACACCACGTGTAGCCGAAACAACTGCTGGTATGCTCAATGCCATTGGTCTGCAAAATCCGGGTGTGGAACAAATTATTGCCTCCGAGGTTCCAAACCTGGCTTCTTATGACATTCCTGTTATCGCGAATATAGCCGGCAGCTCATTGGAAGAGTATGTAACTGTCGCCAAAGCCTTTAACAAAACAACTGCGATACAGGCGCTGGAATTAAATATTTCCTGTCCCAATGTCAAAGCTGGAGGGATCCAATTTGGTACTGATCCGGAACTGGCGGCAATGGTTACAAAAGCGGTGAAAAAGGTTAGCAATCATCCTGTATATGTAAAGCTTTCCCCTAATGTTTCAGATATTGTTGCCATGGCTAAAGCGGTAGAACAAGCAGGGGCAGACGGTTTGTCCATGATCAATACACTAACAGGGATGACCATCGATTTGGGAAACAAGCAACCACTACTAGCCAACCAAACAGGCGGGCTTTCTGGTCCGGCTATCAAACCAATTGCGATTCGAATGATTTATGAAGTGAAACAACATGTCTCCATTCCGATTATTGGTATGGGTGGGATTGGCAATGCTAAGGATGTATTGGAATTTTTATTGGCTGGTGCCAGTGCAGTGGCGATTGGTACAGCTAATTTTCAAAATCCATATATTTGTGCGGAAATCATTGATGCGCTGCCAGATATATTAACAACATATGGATTTACAAAGGTAACGGATGCGATCGGAAAGGGGCATGGCGCGTGA
- a CDS encoding VOC family protein produces the protein MDKTIPIKNQMNGVFVHVSNLKDSVKWYSNLLGLGIDLGKVKSPVYNIPLVGTTSLTLDDHTLDPGFKHNTSPSPIFNLYAPDIDEAYRYINDKGIQIVREIERVGETAWFNIMDPDGNVVMICDC, from the coding sequence ATGGATAAAACAATACCGATAAAGAACCAAATGAACGGTGTTTTTGTTCATGTATCTAATTTGAAGGACTCAGTAAAATGGTATTCTAATTTGTTAGGTTTAGGTATTGATTTAGGTAAGGTAAAGTCACCTGTCTATAACATACCCCTAGTAGGAACAACTTCTCTCACTTTAGATGACCACACCCTTGACCCTGGATTCAAACATAATACAAGCCCTAGTCCAATTTTTAACCTTTATGCTCCGGATATTGACGAAGCCTATCGGTATATTAATGACAAAGGTATTCAAATTGTACGAGAAATAGAGAGGGTTGGTGAGACAGCTTGGTTTAATATAATGGATCCGGATGGTAACGTAGTGATGATCTGTGATTGTTAA
- a CDS encoding DMT family transporter: protein MNKNWIKVFIAAFLEVFWVIGLTHAYDFWTWTGTVIFIIASNYLMITAAQVLPAGTVYAIFVGLGTAGTVIADILFFGEPFKWGKILLIMILLAGVIGLKLVTSEKVEKGAES from the coding sequence ATGAATAAGAACTGGATCAAAGTATTTATTGCAGCCTTTTTAGAGGTGTTTTGGGTAATTGGGTTGACTCACGCCTATGATTTTTGGACATGGACCGGGACAGTTATCTTCATTATAGCCAGTAATTATTTAATGATAACAGCTGCACAAGTACTACCTGCGGGAACGGTCTATGCCATTTTTGTGGGATTAGGGACAGCAGGTACTGTCATTGCAGACATTCTTTTCTTTGGAGAACCATTCAAATGGGGAAAAATTCTTTTAATAATGATACTATTAGCTGGCGTCATTGGTTTGAAATTAGTCACAAGTGAAAAGGTTGAGAAAGGGGCTGAATCTTGA
- the tapA gene encoding amyloid fiber anchoring/assembly protein TapA, which yields MRKDQFQRPKGYNTLMLLIKTVAILYLLILTGSYLTSDTKAYFSDQVTDKQVIQAGEWWDQSELEFTGEPTQNVKACPPTDIAVQVRNNGVTMAGTTTYEVYYSENGNPKNNGEKIADGTIDPIATGKTSKLSFHAEKTGTYMFKAIQRPGYDGDDDTKHAIWSEKVTVECIEKQNQDQKEEKSETKQSDESESMETEIKKSEDEVDKGTKADNKPNSPEEADKSVEKDLGEADSNQESDAKEDEQERATMIEQKNETDTKEIEPDQNKDEVGNK from the coding sequence TTGCGCAAAGACCAGTTCCAACGACCAAAAGGATATAATACATTAATGCTATTGATAAAAACAGTTGCAATCCTCTATCTATTGATATTAACCGGTAGCTATTTAACCTCGGACACGAAGGCATATTTTAGTGATCAAGTTACCGATAAACAGGTCATCCAGGCCGGAGAATGGTGGGATCAAAGCGAGCTTGAATTTACTGGTGAACCAACACAAAATGTCAAAGCCTGTCCGCCAACTGATATTGCTGTGCAAGTGCGAAATAATGGCGTTACGATGGCGGGGACAACAACATATGAAGTCTACTATAGCGAAAATGGTAATCCGAAAAATAATGGCGAAAAAATTGCAGATGGTACAATTGATCCAATTGCGACCGGTAAAACTAGCAAACTATCATTCCATGCAGAAAAAACAGGCACTTATATGTTTAAAGCAATACAACGTCCGGGATATGATGGAGATGACGATACAAAACATGCCATCTGGAGTGAAAAAGTGACGGTGGAATGTATCGAGAAACAAAACCAGGATCAGAAGGAAGAGAAATCGGAGACCAAACAGTCAGATGAATCAGAATCAATGGAAACAGAAATAAAGAAGTCCGAGGACGAGGTGGATAAAGGAACGAAGGCTGATAATAAGCCAAACAGCCCTGAAGAAGCTGATAAAAGTGTTGAAAAGGATTTAGGTGAGGCAGATTCTAATCAAGAAAGTGATGCAAAGGAAGATGAACAGGAACGGGCGACAATGATTGAACAAAAGAATGAAACTGACACAAAAGAAATAGAACCGGATCAGAATAAGGATGAAGTGGGAAATAAATAA
- a CDS encoding DMT family transporter gives MPWFTLILAGLLETFGVAMINRLSVKRNWQTAILLILGFGLSLALLSYSLRFIPMGTGYAIWTGIGVVGGALVGMLFFGESKDWKRIVFIAMVLCSAIGLKLIS, from the coding sequence ATGCCTTGGTTTACTTTAATTTTAGCAGGCTTATTGGAGACATTTGGTGTTGCTATGATCAATCGATTATCTGTGAAAAGAAATTGGCAAACAGCCATTTTATTGATTTTGGGGTTTGGCTTAAGTCTTGCATTACTCAGCTATTCATTACGATTTATTCCTATGGGAACAGGTTATGCAATTTGGACAGGAATTGGTGTTGTTGGAGGCGCCTTGGTTGGAATGCTATTTTTTGGGGAGTCAAAGGATTGGAAAAGAATAGTCTTTATAGCTATGGTACTATGTTCAGCAATCGGATTGAAACTTATTTCATAA
- a CDS encoding carbamoyl phosphate synthase small subunit, whose amino-acid sequence MLKRQLVLEDSSVFIGEGFGSETMTMGEIVFHTGMTGYQEVISDPSASGQIVVMTNPSIGNYGMNRDDMESTAPSVHGVITKAYEEYPSNFRSEETLNDFLKRYNIPGIAGIDTRKLTKTIRQHGTVKGCIAPVSEPVETLVSQLRQTPMPTNLVSQISIVKPYVVPGRGRRIVLVDFGMKHGVLRELTKRDNHVTVVPYNYRAKDILQLKPDGILLSNGPGDPKAIPEVMEMVQDVLGQLPLFGIGLGHQLFALACGANTEKMKFGHHGTNHPVKDLETGRTYMTGQHHSYDVTHESLGRTNLALTQIALNDHSVEGIKHTVYPAFSVQYYPEGAPGPNDANPLFDAFLQMIDDTKEAGKGEQTYA is encoded by the coding sequence ATGTTGAAACGTCAACTGGTACTGGAAGATAGTTCGGTATTTATCGGTGAAGGATTTGGCAGTGAAACGATGACAATGGGTGAGATTGTTTTTCATACCGGAATGACTGGATATCAGGAAGTTATTTCTGATCCTTCTGCTTCTGGTCAGATCGTTGTCATGACGAACCCATCCATTGGAAATTACGGTATGAATCGGGACGATATGGAGTCAACTGCCCCAAGTGTTCACGGGGTTATCACAAAAGCATATGAGGAATATCCGTCCAATTTTCGCAGTGAAGAAACCTTAAATGATTTTTTAAAACGATACAATATTCCGGGAATCGCGGGGATTGATACAAGAAAGTTAACCAAAACGATTCGCCAGCATGGTACAGTGAAAGGTTGCATTGCCCCTGTTTCTGAGCCTGTTGAAACACTGGTAAGCCAATTAAGGCAAACGCCCATGCCAACAAATCTGGTTAGTCAAATATCTATAGTAAAACCATATGTTGTCCCTGGCAGGGGAAGGCGCATTGTGTTAGTAGATTTTGGTATGAAACATGGTGTTTTACGGGAACTTACCAAGCGGGATAATCATGTAACCGTGGTGCCGTATAACTATCGGGCAAAGGATATTTTACAACTAAAACCGGATGGCATTCTGTTGTCAAACGGTCCTGGAGATCCAAAGGCTATTCCGGAAGTCATGGAAATGGTGCAAGATGTGTTGGGTCAGCTGCCTTTATTTGGTATTGGCCTGGGCCATCAACTATTTGCCCTGGCATGTGGCGCCAATACAGAAAAAATGAAATTTGGTCATCATGGCACCAATCACCCGGTAAAAGATCTGGAAACAGGGAGGACGTATATGACCGGTCAGCACCATAGCTATGATGTTACCCATGAGTCATTGGGCAGGACCAATCTTGCTTTAACGCAAATAGCCCTAAATGATCATAGTGTGGAAGGAATCAAACATACAGTGTATCCAGCATTTTCTGTTCAATATTATCCTGAAGGTGCTCCAGGTCCGAATGATGCCAATCCGTTGTTTGATGCATTTTTGCAAATGATCGACGATACGAAGGAAGCCGGGAAAGGGGAACAAACATATGCCTAA
- a CDS encoding dihydroorotate dehydrogenase electron transfer subunit — MKRLQMMVVSVKEIALDIVEMVLKHQLAASTAKPGQFLHILVDGHTLRRPISIAATDPNQGTVTILFKKLGAGTQQLATCKPETIIDALGPNGNGFSYDSDMGTALLVGGGIGIPPLYNLGKELNKQGIDVKAVLGFQSHDQVFYEDKFREIGEAWIVTNDGSYGYKGMVTDVLDQIGSFDDYFSCGPLPMLQAVTVELSEKRGYISLEERMGCGVGACFACVIPAKTESGYKKICQDGPVFAASEVIL, encoded by the coding sequence ATGAAACGGCTACAAATGATGGTAGTATCTGTAAAGGAAATTGCCTTGGATATAGTTGAAATGGTATTAAAACATCAATTAGCGGCGTCAACAGCGAAACCGGGACAGTTTTTACACATCCTGGTTGACGGACATACATTACGTCGGCCAATCTCGATCGCCGCGACAGATCCTAATCAAGGAACCGTCACCATTTTATTCAAAAAACTTGGTGCAGGTACACAGCAACTGGCTACCTGCAAACCAGAGACAATCATCGATGCATTAGGCCCTAATGGTAACGGATTTAGCTATGATTCGGATATGGGAACCGCATTACTGGTGGGTGGAGGAATAGGTATCCCTCCACTATACAATCTCGGGAAAGAACTAAATAAGCAAGGTATTGATGTCAAAGCGGTCCTCGGTTTCCAATCACATGACCAAGTGTTTTATGAAGACAAGTTTCGGGAAATTGGTGAAGCATGGATTGTGACAAATGATGGCAGCTATGGTTATAAGGGAATGGTAACTGATGTGTTGGATCAGATCGGATCGTTTGACGATTATTTTTCTTGTGGACCATTGCCCATGCTGCAAGCCGTAACAGTGGAATTAAGTGAAAAGCGCGGATATATTTCGCTGGAAGAACGAATGGGTTGTGGTGTCGGTGCCTGCTTCGCCTGTGTGATTCCAGCAAAAACGGAATCTGGTTACAAGAAAATTTGTCAGGATGGTCCCGTATTTGCAGCAAGTGAGGTGATCTTATGA
- a CDS encoding GNAT family N-acetyltransferase yields MTVRLEKMNSIEYQHYLSYAIKNYANEQVKSGSWKQQEAISKAIQEHEKLLPEGEETENNHLFTIHDGYQEVGMIWLAQRTNEKGFIYDINIWEGNQGKGYGMEAMKEVETVAKKLGLKSIGLHVFGHNKIAKKLYEKLGYIETNIKMEKPL; encoded by the coding sequence ATGACGGTCAGATTAGAAAAAATGAATTCAATTGAATACCAACACTACTTAAGTTATGCAATTAAAAACTATGCAAACGAACAAGTTAAGTCTGGTAGTTGGAAACAACAAGAGGCAATCAGTAAGGCAATACAGGAACATGAAAAATTATTACCTGAAGGGGAGGAAACTGAAAACAACCATTTATTTACAATTCATGATGGGTACCAAGAGGTTGGTATGATTTGGTTAGCACAAAGAACAAATGAAAAAGGGTTTATTTATGACATTAACATTTGGGAAGGCAACCAAGGTAAGGGTTATGGTATGGAAGCAATGAAAGAAGTTGAAACCGTAGCTAAAAAGTTAGGATTGAAAAGTATAGGGCTTCACGTCTTTGGTCACAACAAAATAGCAAAAAAATTATATGAAAAATTAGGATACATAGAAACAAATATAAAAATGGAAAAACCATTATGA